The genomic segment TCATATATTGCTGCCACTAGCAACTTTTTCGAAGGTCTTAATCTGAATATCAAGTGTGCATGCTgcatgtttttatttatttatttagagcaTTATGTCTTTGTATTCTGACTTTTCTTTTGATTATAGTGTCTCCAATGGCATGTGGTTCATTATCTGTCCCTGCTGCCCTTGCCAGCCTTAGCCTTGGTTCAGAAACAAAAATGTTTTTTCAGAGATCCAGAATGCCTCCTCGTAAATACTCATCTAGGAACCTCAGAATCCGTGCAGTACAAGAAACTGAGGGGCCACGGAGGTTGGTTGACATCATTCGTATCATCCCAGAGGTCTCAAGGAACTATTTCAGAAGCCGTTCTCGGCGAGCGCTTTTTGGTGGTATCTCATTACTAGGAGGCTTCTATGTTGCACAGACCATTTCTCTGTCCTTCGGTGCTTTGGGTGTGAATGATGTGATTGCTGCAGTGTTGTGTGTTCTTCTTACAGAGTATGCCACTAAATTTTATTATAGTCGGCCTAAGATAACCTTTCCTCTTGCCCTCCTCAACAACTTTAAGATGGGATTCACTTATGGCCTTTTTATTGATGCTTTCAAGCTGGCTAGTTGACAGGAAGTTCCCAAAAAAAGAAGTCATGAATCTCTCTGTTTAAAATTGTGAGAGATTGCCTTGTCTTGGCTTGAAGTACATACCATGGTACAGATTTACTTTCTATTTAAGAGTTCTGTTCGATGTGTACTGATCTGATTGAATACAGATGTGATTATGTGACCAGAAGACTTTTATTTTGTTGATACGACCTCCTCATTAGCAATCTGTTCCTGTCCTTTGTTGTTGCTTTAAATTTTCAGCTATCAACGGGATATGTTATTGGAACCTTAAAACATGTGTAAGGAATCCCTAGTCCTCTTATATGATATATCATTGCATTGATTATTGTGGTTCCTTTGGCAGTATGCATCGGGTCATGAATGTTGAAACTTTGCAATGCCAGGGTCTTCTCACTTTAAAATCAGGCCATTGATTGCCAAGAGGAGCATGGTCAGATCATTTTGGGTTAATATAATCCAGTGTGCTTCCATCCTCTCTCCTAGATTATGTACAGAATGGTGGGAAAAATCTGCAAACTGTAATGTCTCAGAAAAACTGCAGTATCCTTAGCTAAAGGCTTAAAATATGGATTCTTTATCATCTTCAGTATCCCTTGACTTCTGGTTTCTGCTAACTTTGAATTCAGCCCTTGGTATGGATGTTCTGGCAAAGTGACTTAATCTGATAGCTGTGGAAAGTGTGGCAGTTTCTTCCTATTGCAGTCCCTTCCTATTTATCTCCTTTTGATTATTCTGGCTTCCTTGGAAGATGGCATTTGGCCATCCGTATATGCCAAGTTTCTGGTGGACAATTAGTACTTTTTTCTGCCATTTATATTTACTGTCCTATGTATTAATGTAAAATTGCACTTCAGAAGTGCAAATAGCTGTATAATTTTTTATTGCAGAATGTAAATTATTGTGCTGTGGCTGATTGTATCACATGGACACGTTATCAATTAGCATTAATATTTGTGTATTAGATCAAGTTGTTCTTGTGTTTATGGCAATGAAACAATTTCTTATGTAAATTCCTATCTTTAAATTTTATGGAAAATGTTAATACCTTTCTACCAGTTCTTTTATGAAGATGGAAAATGAGAGTAAGATTATATGCACTGCAAAACATAGGTTTCATGGATTTGGAAAATTGGCAGCACTAATGTaccggatcccatcagaactccgcagttaagcgtgcttgggcgagagtagtactgggattggggagtgcgttagatgttTCGATGATTATTGGCATTtcagttagattagtttggacatttgaattatgttagcaaatgttattttgaaattttgtaagactgcttttgaatgactTTAATTATTTAGGTTAATTTAAAGCATATGTGATTAACCCTTAAATaagttttgaacatctgtatttgctccgatatgttccgatgccttgcacgcctgtgcggcccgccgtgcgggcgtgcggcgtctgccgcgctccGGGCTCTGGGCGTGACACAATGATTGCAGATAAGCACTGTAAGTAAGTATAATGACCGTCACGTATCATCTTGGGATATCTTGTTCcaaatatactttttttttggtggtaaAACGACGTTTCATATTGCTCTTAAATGAGTACAACCAGCTACATTagcagaaagaaaataaaatagagaATTAGGAATATCAATATCCCTAGTCCAAATAAACTATCCAAAATACCGACCAATaaaggaggcaacccaatcaaCTGCTTTGTTTGCCTTCCGATACACATGTGCGGCATGAAAGGAATCTATCTCCTTAACCAATCTGCGGGTCTCTCGAATCAGTGGATGGCCATCTCCAAATCTATCCACTCCTcgtatccagtcaatcaccgtAGAGGAGTCACCCTTTAGGTAAACCCCATCTGCACCAAGTACCCTTCTCGCATAAGAGACGCCCTCCCAGGCTGCCCGAAACTCTGTCTCAATAGCAGTCGAACCAGGGGTGCATCGGTCTCCTGCCGCAATCAGCCTGCCCTGAtgatctctgatcacaaagcctGCTCCTCCGTGAACTCTATCCGCCGACCTACCGCCATCGAAATTAACTTTGAAATGACTAACAGGTGGGGGTACCTAGGAGAATAGGGCGAATCTGGACGCTGTGACAACAGAACGGGTACCCAGATATCCCTGGCCAAATATACATTCAAGTGTCGCAAGATTAAAGGGGCGTGCAGAGTGTAACATGTGTCCTCTATTCTGGTTATGTTGCACGCTTGCTTTTCAGAGTGTTAGATGTTCCGTCGTGAAGCCATCTGTGGCGTATGTGTGTACACGTAGATGATCGAATGGCTGCAAGGTCAGCTGGCTTCGATCGTCCTCAACAATAGGAACGGTGGACATTTACCCGCGTTCTGCTATATGATCTAGTGGTGCATGGCCGTCGATCTTGGTGGGCCGATGAGCATGAGGCATTAGTGatatagagagaaaaaaataaaaaaaataagttagTATTGATGTGGTGCCTTTACCCTTCATTTTCTACATCATAAGATAATATAACTTTTAAGAACTTCCTATCATCATAATCTACTTTCTACAAGTTTaaatgttaattttttttttatttagctTGACCGGAGGAGTTTCCGAACCGACAAATAGATTAATGATAAGCTCTGATAATTAAGAGAAACAAAATCCAATCATCTACGTATCTATTTCAtcgatattattattttttattttctacataTTTATTAACAAACCATCGAGCAACACGGCTCCCTTGGTAGTATCCATTACATGGCAAGTTAGGAGTGCACCCGTGTCGATTGTGTTTTCCTTTTCAGGACGGTTATGAACTTTAGCTTTGAATTATGGACGGGAGATGAAGACATAAAaagaaatgttttttttttaatgaaaatatcaaaagaaatgttatgaagtatgtttttttttcttttgggtagATAGTATGGTTTATTTCTTTATCAGATGGAAAATGTTCATGcaatttattttgttttcatTTCTTTTGTCGAAACATGTCACAATTTTTTCAGATGTTGTAGTTTTAAGATTTCATAAAATCATAATTATAActattcaccaaaaaaaaaatatatattagaagAATGTTTTTACATATACTTGTATTAACCTGTGCATTCGTTAATTACTACTATGAATGTGCTCGTTAACATGAGTATTTGTAAGAGGATAAAGGGACAATAGTCCATAAagttgaaaattaaaaatcaatgcacttttttcagaaaaaaacaaaaattttggaaaataaACAACTACTGACATCTAACAAAAAATCTTTTCATTTGCTATTATATGAGGCTTCTGAAAATAATGAATCACCTAATTGATTTCCACAAGCGTATTTCCAATGCGATGATGACGATGTAATGtataattttcttcatccatctTTATCACTGGATGCTTCCTCTGTGCAAACACAGTTCTCCCATCAATTGGATGGCGATTAGATAGCTCTCCTCAATGCACTGGACGAGATGGAAGTGCTGACCAAATCACAAAGGCATCAACTTGGTGGCCATTTGAAGGGGTTGGAAGGGTTGTAAGGTCATTCTGAAGTGGGGAACAGCAAgggcttttggagttttccaccTGTCTCCATGGGAGATCTTTGTTGGGCAAGGACATGAAAAGCCTTATCAAATGACTAAAAATTAGAAGATAGCTATTTTAAAATTCCAATTAACAAGCACTATCCATGGACATAATATGTTGAGAGTCTGAGTTCAACCTACCAAACACTTTATTGAAACTTTCATTAGAATCTCAGAGTCAACCAAGCATGGCAAGATGATGGATAGACAACGATCATATTAGGTTTTTGATGTAAGACAATGAGCTATTAGGTTACATGGCGCACTAGCAGCTTTGTAAAACATTTTGCAATGGTGGTTAATTTTGCCTTCAAGAACAAAAAGAGTATGTTTGTAAGTTGTTAATAGCCCGTGGAGGTAGAACAGGCCGGCTCCCCAGATGTGAGAATAGTAGCAGCAAAATTAGTATAAGAGGAAGAATAAAAGCTTTCTTTTCCGAACTTCACCATTATTTTTGTGGCTAACATTCAACTTTTGTTATCctacttaggccctgtttgggggaatttttggagggccagaaagcactaaATGtagttttagataaaaaatggtgtttcgTAAAATTCttggaaagctgtttcagcttttgcggaaagctgaaaGCAGCTTTTGCGGAGAAACTCTAATTTGGAGCTTTTAGAAAACACTATTTTCAGCTTTATCGGGAAGCTATTTTTTGGACAAAAATACCCTCATTTAAATCATTTTCCCCCTCAAAATCCTCAtgccgcctcttcctctctcacccatcctctccctctccctctctattttctttttcctctcaaTGCCGCCGCCACTATTCCTtctatctcttcttttttttttcttttttttttttgttttcgaaGCTCATGGCtgcccacggtggcagccaccatgtCGGCCACCAGCCATGGCTGGCGACCcctctatatttcaatgaaataaaataataaataaataaataaaataaataaataaataaaaaaaataatgagtgagtagcAAATAatttgatctaaataaataaataaataaaaataaatattagtaattatttaaccaattttatcacctagctagaaaatttgttagagagataattGGTCATTAGaaagatgaaaaattaatttacactaataattataatattttatatatttattattatattatactataaatataatattatattacattatatcataatacattgctatgttatgttaaataatttaatattatattaaattattattctataatacataatgttatagtactatattataataatattacattacattacattaatattatactatatcatatatttatgtattaatacatattatactttattatgctctgttatataatactggtaatgtcttttggggtcattttgtcacacaaaagta from the Phoenix dactylifera cultivar Barhee BC4 chromosome 14, palm_55x_up_171113_PBpolish2nd_filt_p, whole genome shotgun sequence genome contains:
- the LOC103717530 gene encoding ycf20-like protein isoform X1, which produces MLHVFIYLFRALCLCILTFLLIIVSPMACGSLSVPAALASLSLGSETKMFFQRSRMPPRKYSSRNLRIRAVQETEGPRRLVDIIRIIPEVSRNYFRSRSRRALFGGISLLGGFYVAQTISLSFGALGVNDVIAAVLCVLLTEYATKFYYSRPKITFPLALLNNFKMGFTYGLFIDAFKLAS
- the LOC103717530 gene encoding uncharacterized protein ycf20 isoform X2; this encodes MNSLFERYVSPMACGSLSVPAALASLSLGSETKMFFQRSRMPPRKYSSRNLRIRAVQETEGPRRLVDIIRIIPEVSRNYFRSRSRRALFGGISLLGGFYVAQTISLSFGALGVNDVIAAVLCVLLTEYATKFYYSRPKITFPLALLNNFKMGFTYGLFIDAFKLAS
- the LOC103717530 gene encoding uncharacterized protein ycf20 isoform X3; the encoded protein is MACGSLSVPAALASLSLGSETKMFFQRSRMPPRKYSSRNLRIRAVQETEGPRRLVDIIRIIPEVSRNYFRSRSRRALFGGISLLGGFYVAQTISLSFGALGVNDVIAAVLCVLLTEYATKFYYSRPKITFPLALLNNFKMGFTYGLFIDAFKLAS